In Pyxidicoccus trucidator, a genomic segment contains:
- a CDS encoding methylase codes for MSSLDTQTRGRTSRGRLRALDAYLCHAERELLSRRDGPWARAVFVDVGFGEHPWTTLESAEAFRALQPELTVVGVELDAERALAARAHADAKTHFRQGGFELPLGDDEPVRLLRAMNLLRQGPPERVPEVHRTLGRYLLPSGLLVEGSADPTGAILTAHLLRRAPEADAPLVREALLFHTDFSHGFAPLLFRDWLPRDLRRRVRPGEPVHAFFAEWGAAWEAARVSGHTAPPDAFHEAASRLAARTGDVEADAWLLARGYLVWRPREGISP; via the coding sequence ATGTCGTCGCTGGACACCCAGACGCGCGGGAGGACTTCGCGCGGCCGCCTGCGCGCGCTGGACGCGTACCTGTGTCACGCCGAGCGCGAGCTGCTCTCCCGCCGCGACGGCCCGTGGGCCCGCGCCGTCTTCGTCGACGTGGGCTTCGGCGAGCACCCGTGGACGACGCTGGAGAGCGCCGAGGCCTTCCGCGCGCTCCAGCCGGAGCTCACCGTCGTCGGCGTGGAGCTGGACGCGGAGCGCGCCCTCGCCGCCCGCGCGCACGCGGACGCCAAGACGCACTTCCGCCAGGGCGGCTTCGAGCTGCCGCTGGGCGACGACGAGCCCGTCCGCCTGCTGCGCGCCATGAATCTGCTGCGGCAGGGCCCACCGGAGCGCGTGCCCGAGGTCCACCGGACGCTGGGTCGCTACCTGCTGCCCTCCGGCCTGCTCGTGGAGGGCAGCGCCGACCCGACGGGTGCCATCCTCACCGCGCACCTGCTGCGTCGGGCCCCGGAGGCCGACGCGCCCCTCGTCCGCGAGGCCCTGCTCTTCCACACGGACTTCAGCCATGGCTTCGCGCCGCTGCTGTTCCGCGACTGGCTGCCGCGCGACTTGCGCCGCCGCGTGCGCCCCGGAGAGCCCGTCCACGCCTTCTTCGCCGAGTGGGGCGCCGCCTGGGAGGCCGCCCGGGTCTCAGGCCACACCGCGCCCCCCGACGCCTTCCATGAGGCCGCCTCACGCCTGGCGGCTCGCACAGGAGACGTGGAGGCCGATGCGTGGCTTCTCGCCCGGGGGTATCTCGTTTGGAGGCCAAGGGAAGGCATCAGCCCCTGA
- a CDS encoding arginyltransferase, with protein MALLLAHDVESPRPCSYLPERQASLENLLMQDVSSEEYEHLLVRGWRRFGPVYFRPACADCNACVSLRVPVEGFRPNRSQRRARAACAHLRVEVATPRVDPTRLALYRAWHAERELAREWTPSPITARDYSLQFSFPHPSAREVAWYDDGAEGGPRLVGVGLCDETPRAWSAVYFFYDPAYAHLSLGTANVVRQVELARERGIPHVYLGYRVQACASLRYKGGFRPHELLEERPALDAPPRWVPAPPEP; from the coding sequence ATGGCGCTCCTCCTGGCACACGACGTCGAGTCCCCCCGCCCCTGTAGTTACCTGCCGGAGCGGCAGGCCTCCCTGGAAAATCTACTGATGCAGGACGTCTCGTCGGAGGAGTACGAGCACCTGCTGGTGCGCGGGTGGCGTCGCTTCGGCCCGGTGTACTTCCGGCCCGCCTGCGCGGACTGCAACGCGTGCGTCTCGCTTCGCGTCCCCGTGGAGGGCTTCCGCCCCAACCGGAGCCAGCGCCGGGCCCGGGCGGCGTGTGCCCACCTGCGCGTGGAGGTGGCGACACCCCGGGTGGACCCGACGCGGCTGGCCCTGTACCGCGCGTGGCACGCCGAGCGGGAGCTGGCACGGGAGTGGACTCCGTCGCCGATTACGGCGCGGGACTACTCGCTCCAGTTCTCGTTTCCGCACCCGTCCGCGCGGGAGGTGGCCTGGTACGACGACGGCGCGGAGGGCGGGCCCCGGCTGGTGGGCGTGGGCCTGTGCGACGAGACGCCGCGCGCGTGGAGCGCCGTGTACTTCTTCTATGACCCGGCCTACGCGCACCTGTCGCTCGGCACCGCCAACGTGGTGCGCCAGGTGGAGCTGGCGCGCGAGCGCGGGATTCCCCACGTGTACCTGGGCTACCGCGTCCAGGCGTGCGCGTCGCTGCGCTACAAGGGCGGCTTCCGCCCGCATGAGTTGCTGGAGGAGCGCCCCGCGCTGGACGCGCCTCCGCGGTGGGTGCCGGCGCCTCCGGAGCCGTGA
- a CDS encoding glycosyltransferase family 2 protein translates to MSAIDVSVVMPTHKREKEVLEAIRSVLRQEGVSVEVIVLDDTPAGTAREAVEGLGDARVRYLVNDPPSKGRPAVVRNHGATLAKGRYLHFLDDDDMLAEGALHAMVSALDARPDAGVAVGWVVPFGDDADWLKDKSEYFEWAAKVGSSTPNSAWTVAHILFRGTLYVNSACMVRREHFAPLGGFDGSIPVYEDVDFYLRGIRAYGHVYVNRPILHYRTGRPSLMHDLGKDGTLVMQSNEMIHGKYRKTNGMLEYRALQLLMRALPFDVAKKLPLWLPKQGRAS, encoded by the coding sequence ATGTCAGCGATTGATGTCTCGGTGGTGATGCCCACCCACAAGCGAGAGAAGGAAGTCCTGGAGGCCATCCGCTCCGTGCTGCGGCAGGAGGGGGTGAGTGTCGAGGTCATCGTCCTGGACGACACGCCCGCGGGCACGGCGCGCGAGGCAGTGGAAGGCCTGGGCGACGCGCGGGTGCGCTACCTCGTGAATGACCCGCCCTCCAAGGGCCGTCCGGCGGTGGTGCGCAACCATGGCGCCACGCTGGCGAAGGGCCGCTACCTGCACTTCCTCGACGACGACGACATGCTGGCCGAGGGCGCGCTGCACGCCATGGTGAGCGCGCTGGACGCGCGGCCGGACGCAGGTGTCGCGGTGGGCTGGGTGGTGCCCTTCGGCGACGACGCGGACTGGCTCAAGGACAAGAGCGAGTACTTCGAGTGGGCGGCGAAGGTGGGCTCCAGCACGCCCAACAGCGCCTGGACGGTGGCGCACATCCTCTTCCGCGGCACGCTGTATGTGAACTCGGCGTGCATGGTGCGCCGCGAGCACTTCGCGCCGCTGGGCGGCTTCGACGGCTCCATCCCCGTCTACGAGGACGTGGACTTCTACCTGCGGGGCATCCGCGCCTACGGGCACGTGTACGTCAATCGCCCCATCCTCCACTACCGCACCGGCCGGCCCTCGCTGATGCATGATTTGGGCAAGGACGGCACGCTGGTGATGCAGTCCAACGAGATGATTCACGGCAAGTACCGCAAGACGAACGGCATGCTGGAGTACCGCGCCCTGCAGCTGCTGATGCGCGCGCTGCCCTTCGACGTGGCCAAGAAGCTGCCGCTGTGGCTGCCCAAGCAGGGACGGGCCTCGTGA
- a CDS encoding pyridoxal-dependent decarboxylase gives MSLKSRLLGTAKRQVKETLRPVLQKALAPARTSVPASHWGLEHRPGQGLCLEGVPLKDLAARYGSPLHVVHLAALRRNAKRFLAAPPGRAGGCEVYYSYKTNPVPGVLSFLHGLGVGAEVISAYEMWLALKLGVAPERIVYNGPVKSEASVREAISRGIGLLAANHTEELAVFTRLAAEVGRRPRVAVRVTTDAGWTGQFGTPIAGGAALRAYQQARASKHLDVVGLHAHRGETIRTEGDLTGFVEAVLAFTDTLHQELGLDLEVLDLGGSLCTPTVEHIAERDWRLNLTFFRDVPAPDPAASLSIERYVPLVVELVESHYARRGRQRPRIFLEPGRAMTGDTQLLLARVHALKAGEDRTWAVLDAGINHAECVRNEYHQLFHVDRPDAEASRVYTVVGPICTPGDTLYHAKRLPELSVGDTLAIMDAGAYFVPFATSFSYPQPAILALDGGQERLLRRAETFEDLVTFDAPPVEPVRLSG, from the coding sequence GTGAGCCTCAAGAGCCGCCTCCTCGGCACCGCCAAGCGGCAGGTGAAGGAGACGCTGCGCCCGGTGCTCCAGAAGGCCCTGGCGCCCGCCCGCACCTCCGTGCCCGCCTCCCACTGGGGGCTGGAGCACCGTCCCGGCCAGGGCCTGTGCCTGGAGGGCGTGCCCCTCAAGGACCTCGCGGCCCGGTACGGCTCGCCGCTGCACGTGGTGCACCTGGCCGCGCTGCGCCGCAACGCGAAGCGCTTCCTCGCGGCGCCCCCGGGCCGCGCTGGCGGCTGCGAGGTGTACTACTCGTACAAGACGAACCCGGTGCCCGGCGTGCTGTCCTTCCTGCACGGCCTGGGCGTGGGCGCGGAGGTCATCTCCGCCTATGAGATGTGGCTGGCGCTGAAGCTGGGCGTGGCCCCCGAGCGCATCGTCTACAACGGCCCGGTGAAGTCCGAGGCCTCCGTGCGCGAGGCCATCTCCCGCGGCATCGGCCTGCTCGCCGCCAACCACACCGAGGAGCTGGCCGTCTTCACGCGGCTGGCCGCCGAGGTGGGCCGCCGCCCGCGCGTGGCGGTGCGAGTCACGACGGACGCCGGCTGGACGGGGCAGTTCGGCACGCCCATCGCCGGGGGCGCCGCGCTGCGGGCCTACCAGCAGGCGCGCGCCTCCAAGCACCTGGACGTGGTGGGCCTGCACGCCCACCGCGGCGAAACCATCCGCACCGAGGGCGACCTCACGGGCTTCGTGGAAGCGGTGCTCGCCTTCACGGACACGCTGCACCAGGAGCTGGGGCTGGACCTCGAGGTGCTCGACCTCGGCGGCAGCCTGTGCACGCCGACGGTGGAGCACATCGCCGAGCGCGACTGGCGACTCAACCTCACCTTCTTCCGCGACGTGCCGGCGCCGGACCCGGCGGCCTCGCTCTCGATTGAGCGCTACGTGCCCCTGGTGGTGGAGCTGGTGGAGTCGCACTACGCGCGCCGGGGCCGCCAGCGCCCGCGCATCTTCCTGGAGCCGGGCCGCGCCATGACGGGCGACACCCAGCTGCTGCTGGCCCGCGTCCATGCCCTCAAGGCGGGCGAGGACCGCACCTGGGCGGTGCTCGACGCCGGCATCAACCACGCCGAGTGCGTGCGCAACGAGTACCACCAGCTCTTCCACGTGGACCGGCCGGACGCGGAGGCCTCGCGCGTGTACACGGTGGTGGGCCCCATCTGCACCCCGGGCGACACGCTGTACCACGCGAAGCGGCTGCCGGAGCTGAGCGTGGGGGACACGCTGGCCATCATGGACGCGGGGGCCTACTTCGTGCCCTTCGCCACGTCCTTCTCCTATCCGCAGCCGGCCATCCTCGCGCTGGACGGCGGCCAGGAGCGGCTCCTGCGCCGCGCCGAGACGTTCGAGGACCTGGTGACGTTCGACGCGCCGCCCGTCGAGCCCGTGAGGCTCAGCGGTTGA
- a CDS encoding MBL fold metallo-hydrolase, with the protein MRITLHRGVSLAVLASARTEADHHEDLGCSIQGPTARPVRRAHLPLKRQVAALGREGTLREADALVRWLEETPRYAALCEDGRRRRGRRVLRREVLFPDATRHRPRVLHLRQESLGLDVPVRAAEWPAVADLFATLARGATRAELRALAVVPVVAQLLADLGQAGWLVRHEAPVEVPAPGALFVGHNTVLVSGREARVLVDPYFRPQGLVDARGYAPMQPRDVGRVDAVVITHSHGDHFHLGSLLPLPRDTRIFVPAVERESLFSTDCALRLAQLGFTRVEPLRWGESRQVGDVTVRALPFHGEQPTDEAGPYPDLFNEGNAWLVRAPGFSSAFFADSGHDVRGDMDAVCRRVLREEGPVDVLFCGVRGFRLAPIFFGFTTLDAFLVNVPRGALTKPQQLMAGPEEALRYGELLGARYVVPCADGGAPWYWREGMGPRYEGYPGQPVSGASLMDENPDADPYPERLVEVRREVKRGPQALLLRPGESLAWKGRRKPEVVRYPGFTWPFAAVG; encoded by the coding sequence ATGCGAATCACCCTGCACCGGGGCGTCAGCCTGGCCGTGCTCGCGTCGGCCCGGACGGAGGCCGACCACCACGAGGACCTGGGCTGCAGCATCCAGGGCCCCACTGCTCGCCCCGTGCGCCGCGCCCACCTGCCCCTCAAGCGCCAGGTCGCGGCGCTGGGCCGCGAGGGCACCCTGCGCGAGGCGGACGCGCTGGTGCGCTGGCTGGAGGAGACGCCCCGCTACGCGGCCCTGTGCGAGGACGGCCGGCGACGGCGCGGCCGGCGCGTGCTGCGGCGCGAGGTGCTCTTCCCGGATGCCACCCGGCACCGCCCGCGCGTGCTCCACCTGCGCCAGGAGTCGCTGGGCCTGGACGTCCCCGTGCGCGCGGCCGAGTGGCCCGCGGTGGCGGACCTCTTCGCCACCCTGGCCCGGGGCGCCACCCGCGCGGAATTGCGCGCCCTGGCCGTCGTACCCGTGGTGGCCCAACTGCTGGCGGACCTGGGGCAGGCGGGCTGGCTCGTGCGCCACGAGGCCCCGGTGGAGGTGCCCGCGCCCGGGGCGCTCTTCGTGGGACACAACACCGTGCTGGTGTCCGGCCGCGAGGCGCGCGTGCTGGTGGACCCGTACTTCCGGCCCCAGGGGCTGGTGGACGCACGGGGCTATGCGCCCATGCAGCCCCGGGACGTGGGGCGGGTGGACGCGGTGGTGATTACCCACTCGCACGGGGACCACTTCCACCTGGGCTCGCTGCTGCCGCTGCCGCGCGACACGCGCATCTTCGTGCCGGCGGTGGAGCGCGAGAGCCTGTTCTCCACGGACTGCGCGCTGCGGCTGGCACAGCTCGGCTTCACGCGCGTGGAGCCGCTGCGCTGGGGCGAGTCACGGCAGGTGGGCGACGTCACCGTGCGCGCGCTGCCCTTCCACGGCGAGCAGCCCACGGACGAGGCGGGGCCATACCCGGACCTCTTCAACGAGGGCAACGCGTGGCTGGTGCGCGCGCCGGGGTTCTCCTCGGCCTTCTTCGCGGACTCCGGGCATGACGTGCGCGGAGACATGGACGCGGTGTGCCGGCGGGTGCTGCGCGAGGAGGGGCCGGTGGACGTACTCTTCTGCGGCGTGCGCGGCTTCCGGCTGGCGCCCATCTTCTTCGGCTTCACCACGCTGGACGCGTTCCTCGTCAACGTGCCGCGCGGGGCGCTGACGAAGCCGCAGCAGCTCATGGCCGGGCCCGAGGAGGCGCTGCGCTACGGCGAATTGCTGGGCGCGCGCTACGTGGTGCCGTGCGCGGACGGCGGGGCGCCCTGGTACTGGCGCGAGGGCATGGGGCCCCGGTACGAGGGCTACCCGGGCCAGCCCGTGAGCGGCGCGAGCCTCATGGACGAGAATCCGGACGCGGACCCGTACCCGGAGCGGCTCGTCGAGGTGCGGCGCGAGGTGAAGCGCGGGCCCCAGGCGTTGCTGCTGCGGCCCGGTGAGTCCCTGGCGTGGAAGGGACGGCGCAAGCCGGAGGTGGTGCGCTACCCCGGCTTCACGTGGCCGTTTGCCGCGGTGGGGTGA
- a CDS encoding carbamoyl-phosphate synthase — MVEQVPRTHVEGRPPVLLFSAGFYGTLAAARCFGRNGIDVTVADPTKLGPASWSRFVGRRVQCPPESRAEDFMAWLLDFGRREPLKHVLYPTSDELAWLVSVHREELAKYFHLYDPGVEAVYGLLNKRKLFEVGQEVGLRLPRTWFPESETDLDAVAREARFPVLIKPTTQILYSTHRKGHPVAEPTQLVEEYRSFARDGYADMLVRFDPAVSRPMVQEFHPEAAQGIYSLSGFVDESGELFEVRGAMKVLQRPRRLGVGVCFESAPVREDLAEGLKRLCRRLNYHGVFEVEFIQTKDDFLLIDFNPRYYGQMGFDIARGLPLPLLAYHAALGDRDSLQREAKAAREWRGRGEVFCNRIALEMLLNLQRLSGALPGDEARQWRQWLDAHRGLSVDPLIDSDDLVPTAVELAQILYGSARHPRAFVRSMVLNR, encoded by the coding sequence ATGGTGGAGCAGGTACCCCGGACGCACGTGGAGGGCCGGCCGCCCGTGCTGCTCTTCTCGGCGGGCTTCTACGGCACGCTCGCGGCCGCGCGTTGCTTCGGGCGCAACGGCATCGACGTCACGGTGGCGGACCCCACGAAGCTGGGGCCCGCGAGCTGGTCCCGCTTCGTCGGGCGCCGCGTCCAGTGTCCGCCCGAGTCGCGGGCCGAGGACTTCATGGCGTGGCTGCTGGACTTCGGCCGCCGCGAGCCGCTGAAGCACGTGCTCTACCCGACGAGCGACGAGCTGGCCTGGCTGGTGTCCGTCCACCGCGAGGAGCTGGCGAAGTACTTCCACCTGTATGACCCGGGCGTGGAGGCCGTCTACGGCCTGCTCAACAAGCGCAAGCTCTTCGAGGTGGGCCAGGAGGTGGGGCTGCGGCTGCCGCGCACCTGGTTCCCCGAGTCCGAGACGGACCTGGACGCGGTGGCGCGCGAGGCGCGCTTCCCCGTGCTCATCAAGCCCACCACCCAGATTCTCTACTCCACCCACCGCAAGGGCCACCCGGTGGCCGAGCCCACGCAGTTGGTGGAGGAGTACCGCTCCTTCGCGCGTGACGGGTACGCGGACATGCTGGTGCGGTTCGACCCGGCGGTGTCCCGCCCCATGGTGCAGGAGTTCCACCCGGAGGCGGCGCAGGGCATCTACAGCCTGTCCGGCTTCGTGGACGAGTCGGGCGAGCTGTTCGAGGTGCGCGGCGCCATGAAGGTGCTCCAGCGCCCGCGGCGCCTGGGCGTGGGCGTGTGCTTCGAGTCCGCCCCGGTGCGCGAGGACCTGGCCGAGGGGCTGAAGCGGCTGTGCAGGCGCCTCAACTACCACGGCGTCTTCGAGGTGGAGTTCATCCAGACGAAGGACGACTTCCTCCTCATCGACTTCAACCCCCGCTACTACGGGCAGATGGGCTTCGACATCGCCCGGGGCCTGCCGCTGCCGCTGCTGGCGTACCACGCCGCCCTGGGAGACCGGGACTCGCTGCAGCGCGAGGCGAAGGCGGCGCGCGAGTGGCGCGGGCGGGGCGAGGTGTTCTGCAACCGCATCGCCCTGGAGATGCTGCTCAACCTCCAGCGGCTGTCCGGCGCGCTCCCGGGAGACGAGGCGCGCCAGTGGCGGCAGTGGCTGGACGCGCACCGGGGGCTGTCGGTGGACCCGCTCATCGACTCGGATGACCTGGTGCCCACCGCCGTGGAGCTGGCGCAGATTCTCTACGGCTCCGCGCGCCACCCCCGCGCCTTCGTGCGCTCCATGGTGCTCAACCGCTGA
- a CDS encoding OPT/YSL family transporter codes for MAQPAQQLPPTPSSPGASTPEHVQPRFSWLPPVGTWKYHALLSAVALLVLGPLGGVAASYMNFSVGFFVGGQVLAGILGSAVTYGYGAEGKHGANYMQTMAASVASLCAMSVLIQSMVWLGMEMPPAWHLMLFVGCVGMFAVGVGMLYTPLLVDKLQLDYPSGLAVANILRALTDKRLLKVSISKLGGGTLLGAVAAWMTEKVAFVGSIGTSAATVGAGMIVGSRITVPAIILAVIGALMTPYFRELGWLGPNDPFRKIGFLLGLAMICGAAAVDLSLLAVQAATRIRARTGEADSGEEESWKKVNVSRLVAWVVGWGAATLLVGTLVLNQPVGWLLLGIALALLFVLINGISYGITDQNPISSAFVISVMVMSLMGLKNPLVGLMGATILLVSTSVGVDMQQDRSTGWRLGTNRVLQFRYQVLGVIMGALLCVGLARVFMAAYPALTINQLDNPKAEVGQWGSAMTYKLVGAIRGLGTLSDSTVKLLLIGLAIGFTIQAARKLLQRHAGYQRYVKSSRAGFAVGWTMDSLLLASPYASSFGGFVAFPVALWFGAGGIFTSVWNTVAKRGQTSHAAGSPGEGEALPEDMSSMSLVGGGLIAGESLFFLIAGLIGLVSLLA; via the coding sequence ATGGCACAGCCCGCCCAGCAGCTCCCCCCGACTCCGTCCTCCCCTGGCGCCTCCACTCCGGAGCACGTCCAGCCCCGCTTCAGCTGGCTGCCCCCGGTGGGCACGTGGAAGTACCACGCGCTGCTGAGCGCGGTGGCACTCCTCGTCCTCGGCCCGCTGGGCGGCGTCGCCGCCTCGTACATGAACTTCAGCGTGGGCTTCTTCGTGGGCGGCCAGGTGCTGGCGGGCATCCTCGGCAGCGCCGTCACCTACGGCTACGGCGCGGAGGGCAAGCACGGCGCCAACTACATGCAGACCATGGCGGCGTCGGTGGCCTCGCTGTGCGCCATGTCCGTGCTCATCCAGTCCATGGTGTGGCTGGGAATGGAGATGCCGCCCGCCTGGCACCTGATGCTCTTCGTCGGCTGCGTGGGCATGTTCGCCGTGGGCGTGGGCATGCTCTACACGCCCCTCCTGGTGGACAAGCTCCAGCTCGACTACCCGTCGGGCCTGGCCGTGGCGAACATCCTCCGCGCGCTCACGGACAAGCGGCTGCTCAAGGTGTCCATCTCCAAGCTCGGCGGCGGCACGCTGCTGGGGGCGGTGGCCGCGTGGATGACGGAGAAGGTGGCCTTCGTGGGCTCCATCGGCACCAGCGCCGCCACGGTGGGCGCCGGCATGATTGTGGGCAGCCGCATCACCGTGCCCGCCATCATCCTGGCCGTCATCGGCGCGCTGATGACGCCGTACTTCCGGGAGCTTGGCTGGCTGGGGCCCAATGACCCGTTCCGCAAGATTGGCTTCCTGCTGGGGCTGGCGATGATTTGCGGCGCGGCGGCGGTGGACCTGTCGCTGCTCGCGGTGCAGGCGGCCACGCGCATCCGCGCCAGGACTGGCGAGGCGGACTCGGGCGAGGAGGAGTCCTGGAAGAAGGTCAACGTCTCCCGGCTGGTGGCGTGGGTGGTGGGCTGGGGCGCGGCGACGCTGCTGGTGGGGACGCTGGTGCTGAATCAACCCGTGGGCTGGCTCCTGCTGGGCATCGCCCTGGCGCTGCTGTTCGTGCTCATCAACGGCATCTCCTACGGCATCACCGACCAGAACCCCATCTCCAGCGCCTTCGTCATCTCGGTGATGGTGATGTCGCTGATGGGGCTGAAGAACCCGCTGGTGGGGTTGATGGGGGCCACCATCCTGCTCGTCTCCACCTCGGTGGGCGTGGACATGCAGCAGGACCGCTCCACCGGCTGGCGCCTGGGCACCAACCGCGTCCTCCAGTTCCGCTACCAGGTGCTCGGCGTCATCATGGGCGCGCTGCTGTGCGTGGGCCTCGCGCGCGTCTTCATGGCCGCCTACCCCGCCCTGACCATCAACCAGCTCGACAACCCCAAGGCCGAGGTGGGCCAGTGGGGCTCCGCCATGACGTACAAGCTGGTGGGCGCCATCCGCGGGCTGGGCACGCTGTCGGACTCCACGGTGAAGCTGCTGCTCATCGGCCTGGCCATCGGCTTCACCATCCAGGCGGCGCGCAAGCTCCTGCAGCGCCACGCCGGCTACCAACGCTACGTGAAGAGCTCGCGCGCGGGCTTCGCGGTGGGCTGGACGATGGACTCCCTGCTGCTGGCCAGCCCGTACGCCTCGTCCTTCGGCGGCTTCGTGGCCTTCCCGGTGGCGCTGTGGTTCGGCGCGGGCGGCATCTTCACCTCGGTGTGGAACACGGTGGCGAAGCGGGGCCAGACGTCGCACGCCGCGGGCAGCCCCGGCGAGGGCGAGGCGCTCCCCGAGGACATGAGCAGCATGTCCCTGGTGGGCGGTGGCCTCATCGCCGGCGAGTCGCTCTTCTTCCTCATCGCCGGGCTGATTGGCCTCGTGTCGCTGCTGGCGTGA
- the thrS gene encoding threonine--tRNA ligase, whose protein sequence is MLDEHDHRSLGQRLDLFHLQEEAPGMVFWHPRGLMLYRLLEEHVRRRMEREGYREVRTPQLYAQPLWERSGHWENFRENMFLVPDGERHLALKPVSCPGHIEIVQRMAPSYRDLPLRLGEFGLVHRSEPGGALHGLFRLRQFTQDDGHIFCAEDQVQREVVRFARSLKDFYAGFGFDDVQVAFSSRPQVRAGEDSVWDKAEAWLLSAAKEAGLECLMQPGQGAFYGPKLEFVLKDRLGRAWQCGTIQLDLVLPERFDLRYVDASGAKVRPVMLHRALLGSLERFIGVLLEHHGGALPAWLAPEQVVVASVGDAAGDYAERFSARLREAGCRARADVRGESLSRKIVDAHGVGAPWLVVVGKREVEAGGVRLRQRDGAQRDLPWDEAVAELVAACRPAAEA, encoded by the coding sequence ATGCTTGACGAACACGACCACCGCTCGCTGGGCCAGCGCCTGGACCTCTTCCACCTGCAGGAAGAGGCCCCCGGCATGGTGTTCTGGCACCCCCGCGGGTTGATGCTGTACCGGCTGCTGGAGGAGCACGTCCGCCGCCGCATGGAGCGCGAGGGCTACCGCGAAGTCCGTACGCCGCAGCTCTACGCGCAGCCCCTCTGGGAGCGCAGCGGCCACTGGGAGAACTTCCGCGAGAATATGTTCCTCGTGCCGGACGGAGAGCGGCACCTCGCGCTGAAGCCGGTGAGCTGCCCGGGCCACATCGAAATCGTGCAGCGCATGGCGCCCAGCTACCGGGACTTGCCACTGCGGCTGGGTGAGTTCGGCCTCGTGCACCGCAGCGAGCCGGGTGGCGCGCTGCACGGCCTGTTCCGCCTACGCCAGTTCACGCAGGATGACGGCCACATCTTCTGCGCCGAGGACCAGGTGCAGCGGGAGGTGGTCCGCTTCGCGCGCTCGCTGAAGGACTTCTACGCGGGCTTCGGCTTCGACGACGTGCAGGTGGCCTTCTCCAGCCGGCCCCAGGTGCGCGCCGGTGAGGACTCCGTCTGGGACAAGGCCGAGGCGTGGCTGTTGTCCGCCGCGAAGGAGGCGGGGCTGGAGTGCCTGATGCAGCCGGGCCAGGGCGCCTTCTACGGGCCCAAGCTGGAGTTCGTGCTGAAAGACAGGCTGGGGCGCGCGTGGCAGTGCGGGACGATTCAGCTCGACCTGGTGCTCCCGGAGCGCTTCGACCTGCGCTACGTGGACGCCTCGGGTGCGAAGGTCCGTCCGGTGATGCTTCACCGTGCGCTGCTCGGCAGCCTGGAGCGCTTCATCGGCGTGCTGCTGGAGCACCACGGCGGTGCGCTGCCGGCGTGGCTGGCCCCGGAGCAGGTGGTGGTGGCGTCGGTGGGTGACGCCGCCGGGGACTACGCGGAGCGCTTCTCCGCCCGGCTGCGCGAGGCGGGCTGCCGTGCCCGGGCGGACGTCCGGGGCGAGTCGCTGTCGAGGAAGATTGTCGACGCGCACGGCGTCGGCGCGCCGTGGCTGGTGGTGGTGGGTAAACGCGAGGTGGAGGCCGGCGGCGTACGCCTGCGCCAGCGCGACGGTGCCCAGCGCGACCTGCCGTGGGACGAGGCAGTGGCGGAGCTGGTCGCCGCGTGCCGTCCGGCGGCGGAGGCCTGA